TAGAAATAGAACCAGCGAGACTACAAAGTAAAAAARGCTTCTATGAGCAAGTTGTTAACGAGCTTTTCATCAATGATAGGTTTTTGCCGGCACACAATAATGATGGCACTAGACCGGAGTTGAGTAATCTGTTTATACGGATCACAATTGAGCCTGGTCAGGTTTAATTGGTATTAATCACCCTGGGGATATTCATCCCATAAAATAGTATTTTCACGTAAGCTTTGGTGATTACCATTACCTAAAATCAAGTGATCTAATAAGGGGATGCCTAAAAGCTGCGCTCCTGCTAACAGTTGACGCGTTAATTCTATATCTTCTGGGCTGGGTTCTACGCTACCTGAAGGGTGATTATGAGCAATAATTGCCCGCGTTGCACCTTGACGAATGATTTCTCGAAAGATGTCACGGGGAGATGCTAAGGTTTCGGTGGCTGTACCGATGGTAATTACTTGGGTTCCCAATAAGCGATTTTTGACATCTAAGAGCAATACTGCAAAACGTTCTTGTGTTTGCCACATGAGGTCTTGACTGAGTGCAGCCGCAGCGACAATGGGGTTATCAATGGGTGTACTATCTGAGGGACGAAATTGAAAGGTACGTTTACCTAGTTCAATTGCCGCTAAGATGGTTGTGGCTTTTGCTGGGCCAATACCTGGAATTTGCATTAATTCTGCCGGGGTGACTTCTCGCAGAACAGCTAAAGGGTCGCGTTGGTGTTTACTGAGTTCCTGTAGCAAATACTGCCCTAAGCCCACGGCTGAGAGTTTTCCCGGCCCTTGACCAGTGCCTAAAAGAATTGCAATTAACTCGGCTGTCGCTAAAATTTTGGGGCCGTGGGTCATTAAACGCTCACGCGGACGCTCATCTGTGGGAATATCAGCAATTCTGAGACAATAGGTCATAGAATAACTAAGAGAAGGGTGTGTAGATAGCACTATGTTTAGTTATCCCTTGTATCCTCGGCAAATCTCTAGATGAAACAATCTTTAATTTTTTACTGGTTGCGGGTAAGCTGTTGAGCATTCAATTTGCATAACATGGACGGGCATCTTTGCCCATCCCACAAGAATTGTATTTAAATATGTTGTGCAAAATCAAGTTGTTTCAGCTTAGATGCGATCGCCTCCGCAAGGCGAAAGTCAAAAGTCAAAAGTCAAAAGTCAAAAGTTGAGCGTTGGTTTACAACCTGCTGTAGTCGCCAGATTATACTTTTATTGAGTATATTTAAGTATATAAAAGAGCATTAATATGATGGAAAATATTGGTAAAACTACAGATTTAACTCAACAGTGGCTAACGGAAATTCAGGCACTTAAGGAACAAATAGCAGAAGAACAACGCGATCGCGATACGGCTTGGGAAAGCGCCCAAAAATGGCGTAAACTTTATAACACCGAAGCCGAACAACGCCGCACAGATGCCAATTTAGCCCAACAGGCGATCGCATCCTTGAAAGCAGAGATCCATAAAATCAAGGGACTGGAATCAGGTATACTCGTAGACGGGAAAGCCACCACAGCCGCCCAAGAAGAAATTAAACAAATCCAATCAGTAGCAGAATTGCAAGGCAGACTCATAGCCATTATGAAAGAACGCGATCGCCTGTTGCAAGCCTTAAAAACCGAGCAAGAAAACCACGCCCAAACCCGTAACAGCCTCACCACCGCCTTGGGTGATGCCATTGATGGCTTGACACGAGAGCGAGATGGTGTAACTGGGAAGTAGGAAGAAGCAAGGGAGCAGGGCGCAGGCTTGCCCTGAGCGCAGTCGTTAGCGAAGCTTCCCGAAGGGTAGGGGAGCAGAGGGAAAGATTGTGACTTACCAATAATATCAAGTCTGGTTGAATACTTACGAAACGCGCAAACCTGCCAAACCTTTGGTTTATCTCCGTTACATAAAACTTACTCAAACTTACCTATTTAGACTTTTCTATAATAGATAACTTGTACTAGATGGGGTTTGAAGTTTACTTTCTGCTTCATCCTGGTAATGTCGGCATTATCCAGTCCACAGACTAACACTGTCTAACTGACAGCTTTTGACAAATCAATTTTTGATAAATTGATAGCTGCGTTTAAATCTCTATCACACTCAAAACCGCAATTTTCACATTGAAAAACTCTTTCGTTAAGTGTGAGATTTTCTTTTTTAGTTCCGCAATTAGAACAAGTTTTAGAACTGGGATACCATCTATCAACCACGACAAGTTCAGAACTATACAATTCACACTTGTAGGTTAGTTGACGACGAAACTCATGAAATCCCATATCGGAGATTGCTTTTGCTAATTTCCTGTTTGCCAACATTCCAGATACGTTTAAATCTTCGATTACCACTTTGCCGTGGTTCTTGGCTAATAAAGTAGTAAGTTTGTGTAATGTATCTTTACGAATGTTGGCAATCTTCAGATGCAATTTAGCAATTTTTAGTTGTGCTTTTCTCCAATTGTTTGAATTGATAACTTTATTTCTGTTTAACCATTGCAACCTGCTTAATTTAGATTCATATTTTTTGTAAGACTTTGCACCTTCTATAATTTCACCTGTTGATAGAGTAGCTAAATTTTTTACACCTAAGTCTACTCCCACAACTTTGAGGTTTTTATTATCTTGTTTTTCTACATCAAATCTAAAACTAATAAACCATCTATTAGCCTTACGACTAATGGTTACTGATTTAATTTCTTTTTGAGGTAGTCTTTCATAAGTTTGGAGAACTCCTATCTTCGGTACTTGTATTTTATTTGACTCTAAATTTTTGACACTACCCTCTAAGGTAAAGCTATCATGTTTACCCTTTCTCTTAAATTTAGGCACTCCTGATATTTTTTTAAAGCACCTATCCCATGCTGTTTTTAAAGCTCGTAGAGCTTCTTGTGGTGCTGATTTTGAACATTCGTAATACCAGGGATTTTCACTTTTTACTAATGCTACTAACCATTTATGTAAATCAATAGCAGTAGGAAATTTTATTTTGGAATTAGGATTTAACTTATTGTGCTCTAATATCTGTTTGGTAAGAGCTAATCCCCAATTCCAAGCATGACGAGCAACACCACAATGTTGAAGTAGTTGGGTACGCTGATGGTTATTGATTTTTAACTCAGTTTTAAAGCCGAACAGCAACTTCTTTCAACTCCTCTATAATTTTCTTGTTTTTGTGACTTCTAGATCCATACAGTCTGGCACTAAAAACTGTAATTATTTCTAAAACATCTTGAGCTAAGTCTTCTTCAAAAGTTGAGTCTTCAGTTCTATTGATAATTACTATTTCTGTTCCAAAATGTTCACACAAACTAAAAATTAATTCACTACCAAATCTCAATAGTCTATCTTTATGGGTTAAAACAAGACGTTCAAGTTTACTATCAACAATTAATCGGATTAATCTCTTTAATCCTTTTTTGCTGTAGTTTAAGCCTGAACCTAAGTCTTCTATAATTTCAAATTGCCAACCATTTTGAGCGCAAAATAATTCAACAACTTGCTTTGTCTTTCTAGGTCTTCTTTTTGGTCATGGCTAGAAACTCGACAGTAACCAATGGTGTAAGATAAATCAGGCTTGATTCCTAACAATTGAGCTAAATCATATCTTCTATGACCACTAGCTGTTCTTTCGGGAATTAATTTACCTTCTGTTTCCCATCTTCTGAGTGTGGAAACACTTACACCTTTTAACTTTGCTGCTTCAGATATAGATAACTTACTCATATAACTACTATAGCATAGCATTTAAGTAGTTATGAGTAAGTATGGATAAATATTTCTAATCAGTTCCCAACCCTTTGAATTCTTGTAACAGTTGCCCCTCTAGAGTCCACAACCGCGCTGTCCGGTCATCGGATGCGGTGGCGATGGTTTTGCCGTCCGGGCTGAAACTCACACTCCTGACACCGCCCTGATGCCCATGAAATTGGTTACGTTCTTTAATATCACCCAGAATAGTATGCAACGCATAAATCGGGCTAATAGCTGGGTATTCATCCAGAGGGCGATTATCTTTAACTAAAGTTTTCAACTCTTTACCAGTTTTAACTGCTGTAACTAGCCCTGCTAACTGGGTAAACTCAAACTGTCTAATGGCATTAACTCCCGCCCGTTCTAATTCTGTTCCCTTTAGCGCTTCTTGTTGGGCTTCTTGCGCTAATTGTGCGGCTTGCTTTGCTGCTTGTTGTTCTAATTGCGCTTGTTGCAGAGTAATTTCTGCCTGTTTAATTTGAGATTCCGCTTGCTGTTGTTGTTGCTGTGCTTGTTGTGCTTTCTCATCAGCAGTTTTTACTCTGTCAGTAGCCGTTTTAATTCTGGCTTCCGCTTCGGCATTTTTCGCTTCTAATGCTGCGGCTTGCTGATTTACCTTATCTAAATCTGTTTTAGCAGCAGCTAGGTTTTGGGTAGCTTGGATATTTTCTTTTTGTGCGTCCTTAAACTTTGCTTCTGCATCCTTCTTCTTCAGTTCTAAATCTCGCGCTGTTCTTTGTAATTCTGCCTGTTTTCTTTCCGTCTCTTGCAAACTTTTAGTTGTTCGCTGATAATCACCTTCAGTTTTGGTTAACTTTCGTTCCGCCTCTTGTNNNNNNNNNNNNNNNNNNNNNNNNNNNNNNNNNNNNNNNNNNNNNNNNNNNNNNNNNNNNTATCTCCGGGTTTTCTAGCTGCTGTAGGTCAAACCTAGCAAGCTCTTGAACTATGTCAGTTATTGGGGCAAAATTACATAATCTTTTAACCCAAGTGTTAATAGTTAAAACTCTATGGCTTAAAGAAGGTGCTAACCAACCTTGAGGTTTAGTGCGGTTAAGAAATCTAGCTTGACGATAACGAGTATGTCTAGAACGTCTTCCTCGCCTTACTCCTTTTCGAGTTTCTAGGCTTTCTTTAATAGCTAAACCTCTGTGTTGTAATTCCATACCCCAGATGACTTTATTATTTTGAACTAACGCAAAACCTGTAGTTTTACTCCCTGGATCTATTTTTAATTCAATCGGTTGAGTTGGAACTTCAGATTTAGGTTCTTTCAAAATTATGGTAAATGGAAATCTTCTAAATACAGCAGCTTTTTGTTGATTTAATAAAAAACGTGCATCTCCTGGATGAATTGGAGTAAGTGGTTTTTTGTTGGTATCAAGAACTAGAACAAAATTAGACATTTAAATTTCACCTTTTCAGGGTAATGTTTGCTTCAACCTTGTTATCTGAGCTTGTTATGCTAAATACACTATCCTTGCGGATTGTTTAATAAGTAGCAACATGGCAGGGGACTAGCGAATCCCAAGGTGTTATGACCTAGATAACGTTTACTCATGTTTTGAGTGGTTTGGTTCACATAAACTACAGATTACTCCGTTTATTTATGCTCTCTTACACAGAAACCATTGAGAAATCAAAAGATACCCATAAAAAACTATCCGCCCTGATTTAGATCGGTTGACCTAATATCAGGGCGGTGTAGCGGGTCTTCAGGTTGCAACCAGACTGCCGGAAGGAACTCCGAACTCTAGCCTAGCTACTTGAGCTAACTTAGTATCACAAGGAAACTAAGGCTAACTTTTAGAGAACAGCCCCGGCACACAGCCGGCTAACTGCAACCTGATGACCCATGCTTATACTACTTTCTATCATGGGCATCACCTCCTTGTTGCCTAAGCGGTCTTAGTTTTAAAAGGGCAGAGCATCTCGCTCTGGGTTATTAACCTGCACTCAATATAACACAGAAATTTTAATTGCAAAAAAAATAAACCCCCGCCTTGTGGCAGGGGCTGAATAAAAAATGAGGAATGAGATTTGAATCTTAGAGAGCGTTACCGCGAGGTAGAACTTCCTCTGGGAAGACAAACTGTTTGTGGGGTTGGTCTTGAGGAGCCATCCAAGCGCGGATACCTTCGTTCAACAAAATGTTCTTGGTGTAGAAAGTTTCAAACTCTGGGTCTTCTGCTGCCCGTAATTCTTGGGAAACGAAGTCATAAGCCCGCAGGTTTAGTGCTAAACCAACAATCCCAATTGATGCCATCCATAAGCCAGTTACTGGCACAAATAGCATGAAGAAGTGTAACCAACGTTTGTTGGAGAATGCAATCCCGAAAATCTGTGACCAGAAACGGTTTGCTGTCACCATTGAGTAGGTTTCTTCAGCTTGGGTAGGGTTAAAAGCAGGGAAGGTGTTAGAAGAACCTTCACCGTCTTCAAACAAGGTATTTTCTACTGTGGCTCCGTGAATGGCACACAACAGCGCACCACCTAGAACACCTGCTACACCCATCATGTGGAAGGGGTTAAGTGTCCAGTTGTGGAAACCTTGGAGGAATAGTAGGAAACGGAAAATTGCAGCTACACCAAAGCTAGGGCCAAAGAACCAGCTAGACTGTCCCAAGGGGTACATCAGAAATACGCTGACGAATACCGCAATGGGGGCAGAGAAGGCGAGAGCGTTGTATGGACGGATGCCTACAAGACGGGCAATTTCAAATTGGCGCAACATGAAGCCAATCAATGCAAAGGCTCCGTGTAGGGCTACGAATGGCCACAAGCCACCCAATTGGAACCAACGGGTGAGGTTGCCTTGAGCTTCGGGTCCCCACAACAATAGTAGGGAGTGTCCTAAGCTGTCTGGTGGGGAGGAAACTGCAACTGTTAAGAAGTTAGCTCCTTCCAGGTAAGATGATGCTAATCCGTGGGAGTACCAGGATGTGACGAATGTTGTACCGGTGAGCCAACCGCCTAGTGCTAGGTAAGCGCAGGGAAATAATAATATCCCTGACCAGCCTACGAATACAAAGCGATCGCGCTTTAACCAGTCGTCTAATACGTCAAACCACCCTCTACTAGGGGCGCGTCCAACTGCGATGGTCATGAGAAGGAATCTCCAAATTGTTTATAAGTACAGGTCTGTTTATAGATAAACCTTTTACAGCTATCTGTATGCAGACAGTTTACCAGATTGTCAATCTAGTTTACAAATTTTTACTGACTCTCATAATTATAAACACATATTGTTAATTTTTCCACTAAATTCTTGATTTAGTCATTAGTCATTAGTCATTGGTCATTGGGAAGTTACCGTCTTCTCCCCCCTGCACCCTGCACCCTGCTCCCCTGCCTCTTCTCCCCCCTGCACCCTGCACCCTGCTCCCCTGCCTCTTCTCCCCACTCCCCACTCCCTAACGTTAAAATGAGTTCTACAGTTCTGTTTGACTAATCCTAAATGTTTACCATTGACTTAAGTATCAAAAATACTGCTTTTCCCGTATCAGTACAACGTAAGACAGCAGAGGATGCTGAAGCGATTTATCAGCTAATTTTGGCAGCTATGCGCTCTGGGAACCCTGACATCGTGGAACTTAAGTGTGAGGGTAAGACAGAAAAGAAAGTTGCTGTCCGTTCTAGCGAAATTTCTGGAGTACAGATTGTTCAAAAAAGATGGTGCAACTACTAGTGGCGGTAGACCACCAGGCTTTTTTGCAGTCACAGCTGAATAAGTAAGGTATAAAAATGTCAGAAGTTGGCATTGAGGTCAAGGATTTAGAATTTAGTTGGCCTAGTGGGGCGAAGGCAATCCAATCTTGCTCTCTGGAAGTACCTGTGGGTGAATTTTGGATGCTTTTGGGTACAAATGGCAGTGGTAAATCTACATTACTCCGATTACTGGCCGGGCTATTAGCTCCTCAGTCCGGTGAAATTAAGGTTTTAGAACCCGTTGGTTTCGTCTTTCAAAATCCTGATCATCAACTGGTGATGCCAACTGTTGGTGCTGACGTGGCTTTTGGTCTGGTGGATGAAAAGTTACCGCCTGCTACGGTGAGGACAAGGGTGGAGGAGGCTTTAGGTTCGGTGAATTTGTCTACCTTGCAATTACGCCCAATCTATGCTTTAAGTGGGGGACAAAAACAACGTGTGGCGATCGCAGGTGCGATCGCTCGGCGTTGCGAAATCTTATTATTAGATGAACCCACAGCTTTACTCGATCCAGATAGCCAATTGGACTTAGTGGCTGGTGTCCGTCGCCTTGTCAAAAGTCGGGGGATTACAGCCCTATGGGTAACTCATCGCCTAGACGAGTTGAATTACTGTGACGGCGCTTTCTTACTAGAAAAAGGCTGTTTGATAGATAAGGGTGAGCCTCAACGTCTTAAACAACGTTTGATGACAATGGATGATCAAGCTTCTTAAACAGCCATTTTCTACCATCCCTTTTTTTGAATAATTACTAACAATTGGGACGCGCCTTGATCGGGCGCGTTTCTATTAGGGCAAGGTTTTTCCAGTCAAATTGGGGAATCTGATCGGATTTTTTACTGATTTGTAACATAGAGTTACAGACAATACTTCAATTACTATGAAAATGAATGAATTTTGTTAACTCTAGATAACTGTGATTAAAAACCATGCCTCGTTCATTACTCCAAGCTGTCTTGTTAGTAGACGGCTACAATATAATTGGCGCTTGGCCTTGCCTGAAGAAAACCCGTGATCATGCAGGATTAGAGGCAGCACGCTGGGAACTGGTGGAAGCTATGACTAACTACAGTTCTTTTCAAGGTTATGAGACTCAAATAGTTTTTGATGCCCAATATCATCAAGCTTCTAGCAATCAAGAAATTATTACAGAACTTTTATCAGTTCATTACACTGATTTTGGGCAAACGGCAGATACCTATATTGAAAAGTCCTGTGCATCTCTGCGCTATAAAATAGCCCAATCTCTGATTCATCGCGTGATTGTGGCTACCTCAGACCGCGCACAGCAGTTGATGGTTCAGGGGTATGGTGCTGAATGGTTGTCGGCACAGCAACTGTGTGGTGAGGTAGAAACTACAATTTGTCGGATGCGACATAAATATCAACAGCGCAAACAATCCAAAAGTAGGTTCTTAGCCAACTCTATTGATGCTAAGGCCCGGCAGCGACTGGCTGAATTACGCATGGGGTTACAGTAGATATTAAAATATAAAAGCCTGAAACCAGCCGCCAGAGGGCGTTTTGGCTATAGTGTTATGGGAATTCAACATTGGCAAAAAAAAGTTTGAAAAAAGACTTGCCAAATCTTATATTTAGTCTTAAGATGTTTAATTGTAAGCGTTCCTCAGTAGCTCAGTGGTAGAGCGATCGACTGTTAATCGATTGGTCGCTGGTTCGAATCCAGCCTGGGGAGTTTAATTAAATCATCTGAAGAAGTCTGAAGCATGGAGGACAAAGAACCCAGCTTCAGACTTTTTCCTTTGATGCTTTTGTGATGAGCGATCGCTTGGTTCTAAGCTGTTCAATATTTGACTGGCATAACATCAACATGGGGGGAACCAGATGCCCACCCCACAAGAGTTTCATCTAATTTAAATCTGCAAACTAGATGTTTTTCAGATGATCTGGAAGATTTTGCACTTTCGGCACAACACTAAACACCAGATAACAGAAGCATAATTGCGTATAATGTTATGCTTTTAAGCGATCGCACTTAAATTATTAAAATTAGGGTATAGCTTTTATATGACCTCTGGGGCATTACCTGCGAATCCTTTTGTAGCTGCGGGGATGATTGAAGACCCCAGGCTGTTTGTCGGTCGTAAAGATGAGCAAGTCCTAAGTTGACAATTTCATAGACAAAACTATACTTATATTGACAAAAATCAATATATATTTTAGGAAAAAATCAACTACTTGATATATAATACGGTGATATCAAGTATTGAATTGAGACTATTGCCGACGCGAAAACCAAGCAATGATGGTGGTAGTCTTTTTCAGAAACTTAATTGGAACACAATCGCGTCTGGCTAAGGCGTGAAAGTCTACTGAGGGATAACTGCTCCCATGCTCCCGTTGAAGTAGAAAGTAAAGTCTAGTTTTGTCTAGGTTTTATATAGCAGTTACACGCGATCGCATCTCGAATGAGTGGAGTCCAGCCGATAAGTATTAATATTGTTGGTGACAAGCGAATTGGTAAATCTTCGTTGCTGTATCACTACTTTTTGACTTGGGAACAGCGAGTACCAAACCCCAGCCGTTATGTCGTCATTTACCTCTCCCTACAATCTGCTGTATGTCAGGGAGAGGTAAATTTTTATTTAGCAGTGGCGCGGGAATTGTTGAAATTTTCCACTGTGGCGACAAATTCAGCTTTAAGCGACCCTTACCTCAAATCAAAGCCAGCAAATTAGCTGAAGATCCATTTCCAGCGCTGCAAACTTGGCTCACAGAAATAGAAGGCAAATATTCCAATAAGCAATTTCTTCTCTGTTTTGATGAATATGAGCGATTGAGTGAGGTGGTGAAAGAAACAAATAGCCGTGCGCCTCTCAATTTTATTCGTAACCTGCTGCAACACCAAAAAAAATGGATTTTGCTGTTCAGTGGTTCCCACCAGCTATCTGAACTTGATAATTATTGGAGTGATTATTTAATTAACACCCGCGCCTTGCAGATGAGTTTTTTGCAAGAATCAGAAGCTCGTGAGTTGATTCTACAGCCTGTGGAAGACTTCCCCAACATATATGAAGCAACTGCTGTAAATGAAATTATTGAACTTACTCACTGTCAACCTTATCTCGTCCAGTTGGTATGTTACGAGTTGGTGGAGTTACTCAACCAAGATATTAGGAGAAATCAGCGACAAGCAGATACAGCCCAAGCCACTGCACAGGATGTACAAACAATTATTCCCACAGTGCTTGAGCGAGGTGATCAGTATTTCCGCGAATTATGGACAAGTTTAGCAGATAGTGACCGCAATTTACTGCGGCGGGTAATTCAAGGCGAAACTCCCACACAGCAAGATAAAGGAGTTGTGCGAAAACTTGCACGCAAAGAAATTTTGACTCAAGAAGGCAATGCCTTTCAAGTCCCTTTGGTGCAAAGATTTGTAGAACAGTTGCTAGAAGATGAGTGATTCTCATCTTCATAAGTAGGTAGTCACAAATAAACCTAACTATGTAACAAAATGTAAAATCCTCAAATCCCTTGAGATTGCTTCACTCCGTTCGCAATGACATAACTTGAAATTTTCCCGCATACTTACTTAGCTGGCTCAACCTGAGTTTAAGTATGAAATATGACGCTTGCTAGCGGTAGAAATGCTAGGAGAAAACTATGCCAAGATAGAGAGTTGATTTCTGCTGTGGGTGCTGGTGGTGCTAATAAAGCTTCTATTCTCTGTTCTAAACGCTCGCTTCCACTAGCCCCTAAAGCTGCACAGCAAATTTCTGATGATACACTGCTACTGCTGTTACTCACCACCATCAGCAATGACTCTGCTAATAGCAAAGGATCTATCTGTGAAGCTGCGTAACTATCCGCCCGTAATTCCCGCAAAGCTAAGAGTTCCTCCCACAAAGCATCTGTATTGGGTAGCCAACTGGTACAAGCACGTACCCAACCCAGCCAGAAAAACCAAAATGTGTCCCGGTAATGGTAGTGTCCTTGTTCATGCGCTAAAACACTATCTACATGGGCAGGAGACAGGGTTTGCAGCAATCCTT
The window above is part of the Nodularia spumigena CCY9414 genome. Proteins encoded here:
- the radC gene encoding RadC family protein encodes the protein MTYCLRIADIPTDERPRERLMTHGPKILATAELIAILLGTGQGPGKLSAVGLGQYLLQELSKHQRDPLAVLREVTPAELMQIPGIGPAKATTILAAIELGKRTFQFRPSDSTPIDNPIVAAAALSQDLMWQTQERFAVLLLDVKNRLLGTQVITIGTATETLASPRDIFREIIRQGATRAIIAHNHPSGSVEPSPEDIELTRQLLAGAQLLGIPLLDHLILGNGNHQSLRENTILWDEYPQGD
- the iscB gene encoding RNA-guided endonuclease IscB produces the protein MSNFVLVLDTNKKPLTPIHPGDARFLLNQQKAAVFRRFPFTIILKEPKSEVPTQPIELKIDPGSKTTGFALVQNNKVIWGMELQHRGLAIKESLETRKGVRRGRRSRHTRYRQARFLNRTKPQGWLAPSLSHRVLTINTWVKRLCNFAPITDIVQELARFDLQQLENPEI
- a CDS encoding RNA-guided endonuclease InsQ/TnpB family protein; the protein is MLFGFKTELKINNHQRTQLLQHCGVARHAWNWGLALTKQILEHNKLNPNSKIKFPTAIDLHKWLVALVKSENPWYYECSKSAPQEALRALKTAWDRCFKKISGVPKFKRKGKHDSFTLEGSVKNLESNKIQVPKIGVLQTYERLPQKEIKSVTISRKANRWFISFRFDVEKQDNKNLKVVGVDLGVKNLATLSTGEIIEGAKSYKKYESKLSRLQWLNRNKVINSNNWRKAQLKIAKLHLKIANIRKDTLHKLTTLLAKNHGKVVIEDLNVSGMLANRKLAKAISDMGFHEFRRQLTYKCELYSSELVVVDRWYPSSKTCSNCGTKKENLTLNERVFQCENCGFECDRDLNAAINLSKIDLSKAVS
- a CDS encoding NYN domain-containing protein, with the protein product MPRSLLQAVLLVDGYNIIGAWPCLKKTRDHAGLEAARWELVEAMTNYSSFQGYETQIVFDAQYHQASSNQEIITELLSVHYTDFGQTADTYIEKSCASLRYKIAQSLIHRVIVATSDRAQQLMVQGYGAEWLSAQQLCGEVETTICRMRHKYQQRKQSKSRFLANSIDAKARQRLAELRMGLQ
- the psbD gene encoding photosystem II D2 protein (photosystem q(a) protein) gives rise to the protein MTIAVGRAPSRGWFDVLDDWLKRDRFVFVGWSGILLFPCAYLALGGWLTGTTFVTSWYSHGLASSYLEGANFLTVAVSSPPDSLGHSLLLLWGPEAQGNLTRWFQLGGLWPFVALHGAFALIGFMLRQFEIARLVGIRPYNALAFSAPIAVFVSVFLMYPLGQSSWFFGPSFGVAAIFRFLLFLQGFHNWTLNPFHMMGVAGVLGGALLCAIHGATVENTLFEDGEGSSNTFPAFNPTQAEETYSMVTANRFWSQIFGIAFSNKRWLHFFMLFVPVTGLWMASIGIVGLALNLRAYDFVSQELRAAEDPEFETFYTKNILLNEGIRAWMAPQDQPHKQFVFPEEVLPRGNAL
- a CDS encoding M56 family metallopeptidase, which gives rise to MHLMMILTAITVAWSLRHSGNHLQGNWDIRWRRSLFLFLFPPLLIFMTAIAVLFMGPQGKMGGIHTGWWSYELALILLGFFAILCMVLAFQGCQSVESARKSPLVNIQGRQVRLLNTDAPFAGQIGFWHPELVVSQGLLQTLSPAHVDSVLAHEQGHYHYRDTFWFFWLGWVRACTSWLPNTDALWEELLALRELRADSYAASQIDPLLLAESLLMVVSNSSSSVSSEICCAALGASGSERLEQRIEALLAPPAPTAEINSLSWHSFLLAFLPLASVIFHT
- a CDS encoding ABC transporter ATP-binding protein encodes the protein MSEVGIEVKDLEFSWPSGAKAIQSCSLEVPVGEFWMLLGTNGSGKSTLLRLLAGLLAPQSGEIKVLEPVGFVFQNPDHQLVMPTVGADVAFGLVDEKLPPATVRTRVEEALGSVNLSTLQLRPIYALSGGQKQRVAIAGAIARRCEILLLDEPTALLDPDSQLDLVAGVRRLVKSRGITALWVTHRLDELNYCDGAFLLEKGCLIDKGEPQRLKQRLMTMDDQAS